The Nicotiana sylvestris chromosome 6, ASM39365v2, whole genome shotgun sequence genomic sequence CTCAAAAAAGATCTTACCATCTGGAATAAGGAGGAATTGGGATTGATAGGGCTTAAGAAAAGAAAAGCACTAGAAGACCTTCTCACGTTGCAACAGAACACTGAAGGTAGAAATGGCCAAAGCAGAAGAAGTATCATGAAGGCAAAAATCAAGATGCATGTGGCTCAAAGAAGGCGATAGGAACACAAAGTTTTTTCAGAAAAATGGCTAATTCCAACAGAAGATCAAATGGAATTGACAGACTCAAAGTAGGGgatgaaattatagaagacaaaGGTCTCATCAAGGGTGAAATTCTTAGTTTCTATCAGCAACTCTACACAGAAAATGAGAATTGGAGACCTACAACAAGGTTTGATGATGTTGCAACAATCACAGGGGAAGAAAAAGTGTGGCTGGAGAGAACATTTACAGAAGAGGAGGTTATATCAGTCATTAAAGAGTGTGCTCCAGACAAAGCTCCCGGTCCAGATGGTTACACCATGGCATTTTATCAGAAATCATGGGAGATAATTAAAGAAGATATTATGGGAGCACTCCAACACTTTCACCAGAATGACCAGATGGCCAGGTCATGCAACACCTCTTTTATTGCACTGATTCCCAAGAAGAAAGGTGCAATAGAAAGGACTATAGACCTATCAGCTTAATTGAAAGTGTATACAAGATTGCCTCCAAAATCCTAGCAGAAAGGCTGAAAAGAGTGATTGGGAAGCTTGTCTCAGGGCATCAAAATGCATTCATCAAAACAAGACAAATCACTGATGTTGCACTAATTGCTAATGAGGCACTAGACTGGAGACAAAAATCAGGGAAGCCACGTCTCCTTTTCAAACTTGATATTGAAAAGGCCTTTGACCAGCTAAACTGGTCTTACCTATTCAATATACTTAGGAAGATGGGGTTTGGTGCAGGTTGGATCAGGTGGATCAAGTTTTGTGTAACAACTGTGAAGTGTTCAGTCCTTGTTAATGGAGGTCCTATTGGTTCTTCTCCTCACAGAAAGGATTGAGACAAGGGGATCATCTCTCACCCTTTTTGTTCATTTTGGCAATGGAAGGCCTTAGCAAAATGCTTGACAAAGCAAACCAAATACACTGGTTGGAGGGTTTCAAGGTGGAAAGTTCTGTTGGGAACTCAATTAGTGTCTCTCATCTCTTGTATGCAAATGACACGCTTATTTTCTGTGGAGCTGATAGGTCGCAAGTGCTCTATCTTAACCTCACACTCATGATTTTTGAAGCTATATCCGGCCTCCACATGAACAGATTGAAGAGCACTATTTACCCCGTAAACACAGTCCCAAATATGGAGGAGCTAGCAGAGCTAATGGGTTGCAATGTGGGATCTTTTCCCACAACATAATTGGGTCTACCACTTGGAGCCAAAGTCAAGTCACCAGATATCTGGAATGAGATAGTAGAGAAATTTGAAAAAAGGCTTGAAACTTGGCAAATACAGTATCTTTCACTAGGGGCAGAATAACACTCGTTAACAGTGTCCTGGACAACCTACCAATATACTTCATGTCCCTATTTCCAATACCAGCCAGGGTGCAGAAAAGGCTAGACAAAATTAGAATAAACTCAGTGGGAAGGGAATGGtcaaaacaacaaatttcatctgGTGAAATGGCCAAGAG encodes the following:
- the LOC138871231 gene encoding uncharacterized protein, coding for MEGLSKMLDKANQIHWLEGFKVESSVGNSISVSHLLYANDTLIFCGADRSQVLYLNLTLMIFEAISGLHMNRLKSTIYPVNTVPNMEELAELMGCNVGSFPTT